The following is a genomic window from Pseudochaenichthys georgianus chromosome 9, fPseGeo1.2, whole genome shotgun sequence.
ATAATCGCTTTTACCACAGACTTAAAGCAGTTATTGTAAATTCTCACTGTGTGTATTATTTTGGTGTATGGGCCTCAGCTAAAGCCTTGGTGCAAagtgtttacacacacacacacacacacacacacacacacacacacacacacacacacacacacacacacacacacacacacacacacacacacacacacacacacacacacacacacacacacacacacacacacacacacacacacacacacacacacacacacacacacacacacacacacacacacacacacacacacacacacacacacacactcatcccaTCTGAGGCTGTTATGTGAGTTAATAATAATGACCTTTGGCTTTATAATGCTCCCACACACAGTCAGTCTTTAAAAATGACCTCGAAACTCTGTTTATAACACTGAACTGTAACCGTGTCTCCTGTTAAAGCTCGCTTGGTTAAGTCCATTACTACAGGCTGCTGGCTGTGCAGCATGCAGGGAGATTACAGACTTAAGACCTTAATGCCCTCAGACACCTTCCCGTGCCTAAATCAGCACCTCAACCCACGCTGTCCCTCCATCACACTCATCCACTCTTCCTCTGGACTAAAGAAACAGAGTCCGTCAACCGGCTGCCATGAAGACCGCTCTGGCCCTGCTGCTCGTCTCTCTGGCCTGCCACAGTGAGTTTCTACAACACTCATACCAACACTGCCTTTTGGGGTTTTCAGACATTAGATGACAAGCAGCAGACAGACTTCCTTCTGAGTCACAGGAGCTTTGTTTTCCTAAAGCAAACCTTGGTCAAATATGCTGTTGCCAAGCAGTTTTGGCTTGATTTCTGCACAATGTGGGGCattttccgtgtgtgtgtgtgtgtgtgtgtgcatgctcaCACTCCCCTGTGAACATGCGTGCCTAGTGTTAAGTCAGGTGCTCTCTCCTGCTCTGTCTGCACAGACCACGCCCTCAAGTGTCTCACATGTGTGGCGTCCAATGAGGAGGCCTGCATCCGGCAGGGCTCCACCTCCTGCCCTCAGTACGCTGATGCCTGCTCCACCATCACAGGACCCAGTGAGTGCAGACCATAGACTGTAGGTGCAGACACACAACCTCAGGAAAACATGTAGCACAAGCAAGATGTTGAAGAAAATTGTTTTGAAAAAGCCTCACAACATAACAGCCCGTGTGAGAGAGAAGTTTAACCTCTTAGAGAAAGAGAAATAGCAACAATATTTTATAATTGACTTAATATCATAATAAATGTACCAAAACTAATATAAAAAGTAAATGTCGGCTAAAAGTTAATGATACTATTTGACATATTTGATATAATAATTCTCCTATTTATTCAGTTTCCAGTTAATCTTTCTATTGTATTGaattacttatttatcttatatgtatttttgttccattttatttcattttttggCAGCTTTTGTTTTCCATACATTGCTGCATCCATtaagaaagaagggttttaaagTCTTTATTAAAACCCAAAATGAAGTTACatggccagtgtgtgtgtgtgtgtgtgtgtgtgtgtgtgtgtgtgtgtgtgtgtgtgtgtgtgtgtgtgtgtgtgtgtgtgtgtgtgtgtgtgtgtgtgtgtgtgtgtgtgtgtgtgtgtgtgtgtgtgtgtgtgtgtgatcataaACAGTCTCATCATTTGTGGTTGCTGGATGTTATCCTGGCAGTTTACAATAACCACAAACTCTCTGTATGTCTATATGTGTGTTtctaatcgtgtgtgtgtgtgtgtgcgtgaagagcagctgagtgtgtgtgtgaggggtttCATCGGGTTCACAGCATCACATAGCAGCAGATGAGAAGTCGGCCGTCTTCAATCATTTCAGAGAAATTCAACCGTGAACGTCGCCTTAGGCCTTATTGATgtccctctctctttttttaaAGATACTGTGATGAAGTCGTGCACGTATAAGTCGTTCTGCCAGAAGGCTCAGGGCTCCGGCTCAGGGGCCGAGATGGAGTGCTGTTTCGGGGACGACTGTAACGGGCCCCAGCACAGCCAAGgggttcaaaacaacagagcaTGGGCTCCGGCCTCCAGCCCCATCCTGCTGATCCCGGCCCTGCTTATTTTCCTCAAGTGATTCAAAAGTCCATCCATCTGCTCATTTGCTAGCTGGTCCATCTCTCTGCTGGTTGTCAGTTTTCCCCTCGGAAATGTTCAATCCTCCAAAAAGTggactgaaaaaactgaaactgtaATCACatttattatgtcaacagattttacATAATCTAGGTTGGTTGAAAGCAATCATTTTAAAATTAGGTTTTTTTAAtttggttcaacttaatattattgctttcaactaaccttatACAGTTAAGTGACattttataataaaatacatttaattaatgtCAATGTTCAGTTTGTTCAGTGGCACATGgttcaatattttttttaaattgtgtttcTGATGACTGAGTTGTTGAAATGAAGATGgctttcttcattgtttatagatagattcaacttattgtcaacaggtaccatgtaacgaaatggtttctctgcatttgacccatccgagtgttaggagcagtgtgctgccattatgtacggcgcccggggagcagtgtagggaacggtgccttgctcagggacacctcggtagcacttggtctttccgggacttgaactggtgaccttccagttgccaagccaagtccctatggacttcaccACCACTTTTCTATCATCAACAAAATAAATAGTAGCTTGTTATCTTTTTATATGCGGTGTGTTCTCTTTCAGGTGATGTAAAGCTGTAAATGTGAACCTGATATCAGAGTGTTTGTGGTGTGTAAGTGCGCACAAAGTGAAGTGCACCTCCACATGGTGTGTGTCGTGGTTTCGGTCGATGCTGAGTCGGTAACTAGTTTGCAGCTCGCTTGATGCCAAAGAACCACATTATTCACCTGGCAGGGAAACAGAACAGGAGGGAGTTTTAATACAATcttatttaaatgtgtaaatAATTTGATAAAGTTTTGTTCAGTGCTTGCATTATtaaatgtgtgtgcatgcaaaCTTGTCTTAAATAAAGATTTAATCCAACCCTTTTGTGTGAGAGTAAGAACACCTTTGTGTTACatttgatagaaatgtgtgttaaTCTAAAGTAGTCAAAGCACCAGGTAAAGAGAAAATAGTCTGTGATCTAAAGCAGAAATAGGACAGTCTGTGGAAACTTCAGGACTTCCTTCTGCAAATGTGTAACATGATGTGCAGTCACCACAGCATATGAAGTCAATGAGGTCTACCGACTCATGCAGGTCATATGACATGCAACCACTTCCAGGGGACACAAATTCAccaaaagaagaaagaaaaaaagaatgcAAAATCACTCCTGTAAATGCAGATGTTTGTGATATTAGCAGTTGTAAGGAGGACAGGACGAAGATAGATCATGTGGAAACTTTAAACCCAGATCCTGTGTTGAAACCTGCGAGTCATGTCAGTTAGTGTCATGTCTCTCTCAGGAGTTTCACCACAGACACTGTGATCACCTTTGTTAAGGAGGAATGACAGTGAAGCAATACTGAAGTACTGTACACCACAACATTCGTCACTATGCTACTCCTACTTTAGCAGATATATACATAAGGACTCAATTGCTATTGCTAAACTATGAGGTAGTCAAGTATTTGTGTGAATCCCCTACAACATTCAAAAGACATATTTGTCAGGAATTTAACTACCAAAAAAACATGCTTCATAATTCACATCTTACCTTCCTCCAACAGCTTTGAGTCATGACCCTTGACCACACTACATACAAGGTTTGATTCTGCATATGTGTTTCTCATGGGTTTTTCTCTGTGATTCATAGTGGTTTGCTTTGTTCAGAGGTGTCTCTTTGCtatatttataatggctgaCACTTGTTCTGCATGTTAACACTGACAACCCTTTGACCAGAGCTCATATATGAAGAACACAATGATGTTCACACTAAAACTGCTGGCTTTTAACCAAACAAGCAACCGGAACTAAAGAAAAAACTAACTAACTTATTTAAGATATATTTTACCATAGGCATAAAGTTGCATTGAAGTGCATCATATTTCCACAAAGAGAAAACCAGATTATATATTTGGGCTTTCTATTATTTCTTAATAttttgttgtgaaaaaaaatattTGGAATACACTTTAATTAAGTGAACCTCAAGTGACAGCTAGACATTCGTGAATGAATGAAACTATTATTATACACTAGACCTGTTAATCCAGGTTACTCCCTGTCTGCTCTATTataagaaatgtgtgtgtgtgtgtgtgtgtgtgtgtgtgtgtgtgtgtgtgtgtgtgtgtgtgtgtgtgtgtgtgtgtgtgtgacctatgCAGCATCCTTTTCTCTTTTCCATTCCACTCAGAGTTTCTGCAAAATGCTTCTGAATGGTTTGAATCTTTGACCTATTTTAATGGCAAAGTAATGAAGGTTGCATGACAAACACATCCGAAACCCAGGCCACTAATTATTCAAAGCTGTTTCAGAAATGAAATAATTTACCGGAGTTTCACCGGGACAGGGAAGATGAGTTTAAGAGGCTGCTGTTATTTCTCTGTCTGTTCATTgggtcatgtgtgtgtttgtactcATTGGAAATGTTCCTGGAAATGTATGACAGTCTTGTAAAAGTATTGGCAGAGGCCTCAGTCATTCAGTCTGGACCATATATTTTATTTGACTATAATGTTATATTTTTTGTTCTTTATATATGAAAAAATTAGACACAGATGTGGCCTAGTTTGCTATCATATTACCTTTGTAGCCCAGTTacatttaagtgggggggaaagCAGAAGATTTGAAACTTGTGgggggaaaaaagaaaatctgctttgcATCTTTTGATCAGTGCATCTGTGAGTACTTCATGTTACGTTTGCAGAGATGAAAAAGGAGACTTGAAGAGACTGATTCCTTCCGCAACTTAAGGAGGACGAGATGATcaaatattgtgtgtgtgtgtgtgtgtgtgtgtgtgtgtgtgtgtgtgtgtgtgtgtgtgtgtgtgtgtgtgtgtgtgtgtgtgtgtgtgtgtgtgtgtgtgtgtgtgtgtgtgtgtgtgtgtgtgtgtgtgtgtgttggacccAGTTCTCAAGTTGCTACCTGCACGAGATAACATATCGCCCGCAGTACCAGGAAGAAAGATAATGCGCACGGTTTATGTATTTTCTAAATAATAGCCCCTAAACACgtgtgtaaaaacaaaaaataaaataagcagAGATGTGTTGAGCAGTACAGTTCCTCTACTGAGAGATCAAAGCAGAGGAGGAGGACCCGGGGCTCAGAGGACGCATAGATCACATCCGGGGCTGGTTTATTCTAATAACGAAACGTCCAACCCGGAAAAAAGACAATTCTTCTCTAAGCCGATCACTCAAACAAACAGACAGAGAGCTGCACGCCGGCTGTGCGACTGTACGCGGTGTCTAAAAGTTAGTAAAACTTTGTCTAACATGCTCGTTGTTCACCGGACTCGGGTCTCTCCTCTGTGCTTCGGAGCCGTGCGGGGCGCTGGCTGTGGCGCACACTGACTCCACACTGGGTAAGTGCTTTGggactgtgtgtgcgtgtgcgtgctcccgcctcagtgtgtgtgtgcgtgagtgtgtgttaTGAGGCCATAATAATGTAGGTGTGGCAGGCCGTTGTTGGATCTGGTGAGTCAGTGCAGGTCATCTGAGCTGTCTGTCTGCCAGATcacatttaaactttttttgtAATACTCAAAATCACGTTATAGTGTGCAAGGCAAGCCCATGATCCGCTGTTTACTCAGTGGTGCGAAACTCGTGCCTCCACTGTGGTCAATAATGTGAACACCCAGCTGTCCCTAGAAAGCATTAAAGAACATGAATTGTTCTTAAATAACAGTGACAGTGTTGAAATATGCCACAACTTCCAAGAGCCCAAGGTAACGTCATCATGTAGCTTTGTCAAAACCAATCCCAAATATATTACGATTTATCTTCAATTTTGAGTTATTTTTAGCTACTTCTTATTTTGAACCCACCACTTTTCAGAGTTAAATATTGTAATTTTTACAGCGTTATTTTTGATCTGTGGACGGCTTGACCTTGTAGCTTAACTTTAATTATAAGAATAGCCT
Proteins encoded in this region:
- the LOC117452854 gene encoding uncharacterized protein, with protein sequence MKTALALLLVSLACHNHALKCLTCVASNEEACIRQGSTSCPQYADACSTITGPNTVMKSCTYKSFCQKAQGSGSGAEMECCFGDDCNGPQHSQGVQNNRAWAPASSPILLIPALLIFLK